Within Spinacia oleracea cultivar Varoflay chromosome 4, BTI_SOV_V1, whole genome shotgun sequence, the genomic segment CCAAATCTTGTAAAAATTCTCATATCCCCACCCAATGAGTGGTACACCATATATTCTGATGTAGGTCTTACGCCACTGTGCAGCGCAGCAGTCATTGACGTTTCGCAGGTCCAAAAACCAGTTCTCGAGCCATTTGCTTTCCATCATTGCCTTCTTGTCCTCAAAGCTGTCAAAGGAGATCAGGTGTAATAAGCCGCCTATTGGTTGGATAGTTAGACAAGTGACACCTTCTGCCAGATATGGTCTAGGATTTGGGGTGAAGGCATGTAAGAAATTGTTGTGCCAACGATGCTTCTTGATAGTAATTCATCATGGTCATGGATTCTCTGCCCCTTCATAGTGATTAGAACTTCGCCATCAACCTCGCTGGTTGATAAATCATCTCTTGTCTGTTCCGTGTCCTCCCCTAAAATTCTTGAGCTCATCCTGCGGACGGGGCAAGTGTCGAATTTAAAGCAGTCTGGTAGTGGATCGGGTTCTGTGGGGGGTATGGATTGGGTCTTGGAGAGGGGGGATTTTGCCGGAGCGATAGGGTGGGGGGGGTGGGGGGAGAGGGTTTGAGTGGTTGTGGAGGAAAGCATCCTTGAAAGAGCGGTCGACCCTGCGGGGCGACATATGCTCAGATGATATGGTATGGTTATGAGAGGGGGTTTTTGGTTTGGCCGGAGGTGGTTTGGGGTGGCAGGGGGGtggtgggggggggggaggaGTGATGATGGTGTCCTGTTTGGCGAACTGGATTTTGATGCGGTGTCTGTTCAGTGTTCTCCCATCTTCGTCCCTAATCACATTCATCGATGGGGGTTGCGCAGCAAATCTGATAAAGGCATACCTAAATTTTGGATTTGGTTTGGGTGGGTTGGGTATTGAGATGTTTACTATGGGACCATATGGCCGGAATATGTCATAGAGGTGGGATTTGGTGATATCAGTTGGTAGGAGGGTGATGAAGATGGTTTTGGATGCCATAGCCGCCGGTGTTTTGGGTTTCCTTCGTTGTACCGTTATCCACTGTTCGGGGTTTCTCTCTCTAGGTCTCCagtctccctctctctctctagaCTCCATTTTTATGATGCTGTAGACGTTACCAGTGATAAATATGAATCATATGATGGAGTAAGGTACGTATCTTCCCACCTTTTCATTTTACAGCTCCCTACATCTCCTCCCTTTTAGAAATTAATGTATTTTGAAAATTGTAAAATGTCTCTTGAATTTTTGTACGGTACCAAGGTTCATTCATACTGGTTCCAAGAAGaaatttatgaaaaaaaaatcacaatttcTTATTCTTGACTACGATACGAAATTTGATTAACCGAGTCGACTGAACATCGCCATTGTTGCTGTCTTGCTGAAGGTCTATCAAAGAAgaagaattttttttgttcACCTACCTCAATTGGTTTAACGCAAaaaaagtataaattaaaaagttgaaaTTATGTATTCAAAAAATTATGAAACGTGGAGGCAATGAAtctatcacaaattcacaatatGAGTTTGTATTGATACAAATTATGTATCGGTATTAGCATAATCACAATCCCATTATTAGCTGAATTTTTATTGATTACAAAGTTAATAAATGCTTTTACGCTCATAGTCTATTAGATTGTCCACCTAACCTTTCTATGTCCACATGGGTTGTCCACCTCAGCTGGGTAGACAACCCAGTGGGTTGCTCAATCATTCTCCGTTTGTTACGtgggagaatctttccttttataaatttattatactatcattttttgtggcatcttttaattttaattggtccaatctTTTCAGCTCATTAAATATCTTTGCAATTTTCCAAGTATGTTAAATTACCAATCTTTATGTTTTTCCATTATttgttcattttgataaataaaacaatcttattggttgttgtaatgattagtggattgaggttttacttatgtttatttttttaataaaaaagaaaaagaatctttattatacgttaataaacgtgcaaaagtccaaacttaacaaacaaaaagaaacggagggagtacaaaagttgatattttaataATGCATCGAAATACATTTAAcgagaatttttttttctattttataaCGAAAATTGTTGTAGATTCATATTCAATTAAACCTTTGTCCTCAAGAAACACGAGCGTAACATCCAAGGCAAAAATCCTCCATCCACACCAACACCTCCTTAAAGATTTCACATgagtatatatgttttatatacaTTGATGTAAATCCGGGGTAAAAATTGTTGCGGTCAAAAGTTGGTAAAGTTTGACATAGCTTGCATTTATAGGTAGGGGTGTTCATCAGTCCGAACCCTGATCGTACCGGACCGAAGATTGGATTTTTGATAATTCAAGACCCGAAGATCAAACCGATTATGCTTGGACCGGATCGATAATCGATCAAAAATTTGGACAGGACCTATTCGGATCGTTTGTAGACCTATttctatatatttattattttttctaaaagttatggtaaaaaaaaaaaaaaaaacccccaatTGTTTAAGGCCTTTTTTTTGAAAgctgaaataaaatatttacaACATATGAAATGagataattaaatttttaaataatttatattatactttattaaaaaaaaattggtccCTTCTAAAATCGGGTTTTTGACAGGACCGGACAGAAGTccggaaaataatatttttcgatccGAAGACCGGACCGGCTGCCTCCGGTCCGGTCCAATCTGGTCCATCCGGaccaatttttgcacacccAAATAGAATAAGCTGGCCAGTGCATATACTAAATCAAGAACACCATCTTAGACTTTATATGTGGAGGAGTTTAGGCCACAACACAACCTAACATAGTAACTGAAAAAATATGCCCAAACGTCATATCACAACTTTAAGAATATGTggatgggtgatgataaaggtcgcaagttgcgacaacatttagttgttgcaatcttacgtgtcgcagtttaattggtacatatatgcGCCACGTAGACTATccgtcatcagaatatttttactatcaattcaatatttttactatgaaaatatgtaaataatgaagtcgatataaagaaggaaacaaattagaatattaagattttcttaCCCTTttatgaaacatgtataataggttatgtaagttaaatattttagtttccaatttataTCATGCCACATAAatatgccatgtcatcattgtgacacggcttaaaggtcgcatgttgcgacctttatcattttcgtatgtGGATACTAGAGGCTTTATAAATAAGTTCATGAGATAGTAAGCAATCACTACTCAGCAGCACCAAACTTTACAACCAAAGATATATAGCAAGTTAGCAACTACTCAGGACATCGAATGGCAAGTGTGCCAGTTTTTTCGGCTGCTGCCCGAAGGTAAATACATCCTTTGGTTTAAAATAGTTACACCGTGTCTAAGCTTATTGTTTTTGCTTTACTATCTTGAATTTCACACTATTGTAGTAGGTGGAGAATTATTCACCGAGATCGTTTTGGGGCAGATCTctaatactctctccgtcccaaattacttGCATTATTTTGACTTTCTCCACTTTTTACACAATTTATTTTGACCACAGTTCATTTATACGATTCATTTTGaccatatataatatattgttctCTTCATCTTGTTATaagtatttttaaaatattaacattttataactttctaatatgtagttaaatatATTAGTGGTAAAAGGTGTACatgcaagcgtgtccagtcacaCTGGGGTAACTAATTTGCGACAGATGAAGTATTTCTTTTTGGATATATGTAAGACAAGTATGCTAAGATATTGTACTACGTCAACAAAATGTTGAAGTTTCAAACCTTGACTAATTATTTTTGACCGAGATCCGCCACTGTACTGTAGGATAACTGTCTGTAAATCCAAACAATTTTCACATTTATGTAATGTTTCCAGGTTGGAAGGCAAGGTAGCACTCATCACAGGAGGTGCTAGTGGAATTGGTGAATATGCTGCTAAAATATTCACCCAAAATGGTGCAAAGGTCATGATTGCTGACATCCAAGATGATTTGGGCCAATCTGTTTGCAAAAACTTAGGCCCATCAGTAGCCTCATACATCCACTGCAATGTCACTAATGAAGCCCACGTTCAAAATGCAGTGGACTCAACAATGGCCCAATATGGAAAGCTCGACATCATGTTCAATAACGCGGGCATAGGATGTTACCCCAAGCCCAACATCCTCGACAACACACAATCGGACTTTGAGGAAGTAATTAAGGTGAATCTTGTTGGGCCGTTTTTAGGGACAAAACATGCAGCCCGAGTAATGATCCCGGCCAAACAAGGTAGTATTAGATAATAGTCTTCACTTTGCAATAAGATTCGATCAGCTATTACCTATAGCCCGGGGCCCGACCCAAAAATGTGGGTTTGGGTAGTATAAAATATGCATTTTTAAACCCGGGATTGGCCCGAAAAAAGCT encodes:
- the LOC110779490 gene encoding borneol dehydrogenase, mitochondrial isoform X1, yielding MASVPVFSAAARRLEGKVALITGGASGIGEYAAKIFTQNGAKVMIADIQDDLGQSVCKNLGPSVASYIHCNVTNEAHVQNAVDSTMAQYGKLDIMFNNAGIGCYPKPNILDNTQSDFEEVIKVNLVGPFLGTKHAARVMIPAKQVYFQTGSIITTASTCATIAGVAPHAYTTSKHGVLGLMRNTAVELGKHGIRVNCVSPHVVATYMTKTFFDLDDEDFANIYSNLKGAMCKKEDVASAALFLASDESKFISGHNLIVDGGFTIVNPAFSMFEKL
- the LOC110779490 gene encoding borneol dehydrogenase, mitochondrial isoform X2, translated to MASVPVFSAAARRLEGKVALITGGASGIGEYAAKIFTQNGAKVMIADIQDDLGQSVCKNLGPSVASYIHCNVTNEAHVQNAVDSTMAQYGKLDIMFNNAGIGCYPKPNILDNTQSDFEEVIKVNLVGPFLGTKHAARVMIPAKQGSIITTASTCATIAGVAPHAYTTSKHGVLGLMRNTAVELGKHGIRVNCVSPHVVATYMTKTFFDLDDEDFANIYSNLKGAMCKKEDVASAALFLASDESKFISGHNLIVDGGFTIVNPAFSMFEKL